From the Ilumatobacteraceae bacterium genome, the window TGCGGGCGTGGAGACCAACCCGTCGGTACCGGCCACGGTGAGATGGCCGAACCCTGCCGCACGCGCCATCGTCGCGACGGCGCCGCGGTCGGACTCGGTGAAGTCGCGGGGCATGAACACGCCGTCACCGTACTGACGGCCGGCGACGTGGGTAGACCGGGAATCGGGGTCACTAGAGTCGGCGAGCATGATCCTCTCGGACCGGACCCTGCGCGAACAGTTAGCGGCGGGACGCATCGTGATCGACCCGCTCGACGAGTCGCTGATCCAGCCGAGTTCGATCGACGTGCGGATCTCCAACCTGTTCCGCGTGTTCCGGAACCACACGCGCGCGGTCCTCGACGTGAAGGACGATCTGCAGGACCTCACCGAGTTGATCGAGATCGACGCCGACGACCCGGACGCGTCGTTCATGCTGCACCCAGGGGAGTTCGTGCTCGGGTCGACGTTCGAACGGGTCGCGGTGCCCGACGACCTCGTTGGTCGCGTCGAGGGCAAGTCGAGTCTCGGCCGACTCGGCCTGCTGATCCACTCGACCGCCGGGTTCATCGACGCCGGATTCGACGGCCACATCACCCTCGAGCTCGCCAACGTCGCGAGCCTGCCGATCACGCTCTACCCGGGGATGAAGATCGGTCAGGTCAGCTTCATGCGGATGACCACCCCGGCCGACAACCCGTACGGCAAGGGTGCGGCGGGCTCGAAGTACCAAGGCCAACGTGGCCCCACCCCGAGCCGCTACTTCGAGAACTTCCGCTGACCGGCGGCGCGACGGCGCGTCGTTCCTGGTGGTCCGATCGCCCGGGTCGACGGGCCGAGCGGTTCGGGGTGGTGCCGGTGAGCATGAGCGTTCACCCGGCACCACTGCGACGTCTCGCCCGGGAGCCGCTCCCGTGGCGTTCACTAGTGTTCCACTTCATGGACGGGCAGAACGGAACGATCGCACGGAGTCGTTGCGATGAGTGAATCGAAGTTGGAGGGCGGACCCGGCCCCGACTGGCGCCCGAGGAACGTCGTAAACACCTGCTCGACGTCGCGGCCGAGATCGTCGAGCGCGAGGGTGTCTCGGAGCTCACGGTCGAACACGTCGCGCGGCGGGCGGGCGTCTCGCGCGGGCTGCTGTACGCCTATTTCGACAACCGTGCGGGGCTGTTGATGGCGCTCTGGGAACGGGTGTCGGCATTCTGGAACATCGAGACGATGCCGCCGATCGACGAGCAGCTCGAGGGGCGCACGGTCGAGGAGCTGTTCGAGGCGCGCCTGGTCGACAACACGCGGTGGTTCCTCGACAATATCGAGGAGGGCGGCATCGTCTACTACCGACTGATCTCGGAGCCGCAGCTCGAGAAGGTGTGGGAGGAACGGCGGCGCGAGATCCGGAAAGCCGATCTTGCTTGGTGGACCGAGCTGATCGTCAGGCTCGGGGTGCGGCCGGCGCGAGCGCAGGTCTGGGCAACGCTCTTCACCTCGGTGACGCCGGTCCTGTGGCCACTGATGGTGCGTGGTGAGGTGGAACGCGACGAGATCGAGCTGGTGATGTTCACCGCGGCTCGTTCCTCGCTCCAGGCCTTGCTCGCCGCCGAGCGGGACGACGCCGATCTCTCGGCGACCCGGGCGGGGTAGACCACCGCTGCGGCGTCGGCGCTCCACCTTGCGCGGCCACCGCGCCTTGTTGTACCGTCCGTCAACAATCTATTGAACACGGGTTCAATAGCACGTCAGAGGGGGTTCGATGAGGACTGGAACACATCGTGGGGCGCGTCGTCGCCTGGTTGCATTGGGAATGGCAGCGGGTCTTGCACTCGCCGCGTGCGGAGGCGGTGACGACGACACGTCGGCCGAACCCGACGAGTCGGCGGCAGACACCGGCGAGGCCGAAGACACCGCCGAAGGGAGTGACGACGGCGATGCCGACGCCACGACCTCCGAGCCGGCCACCGAGGACGAAGCCCCGTCGGGCGATGCCGTGCCACTCCGGTGGCGTACACAGGCAGCGAACCAGTCCGAAGCCGACGTCTACACCGACATCAGCAACGAGATCGACGCCGACCTGCCGCATCTCGACATCTCCTACGAGGCCGGCGCCAACGACGGCACGTCGTACACCGACCTGCTGAAGACCGAATTGGCTTCCGGCACGGCACCCGACGTGTTCTGGATCCCCGGCGCCAGCATCGCCGACTTCGCGAC encodes:
- the dcd gene encoding dCTP deaminase, with translation MILSDRTLREQLAAGRIVIDPLDESLIQPSSIDVRISNLFRVFRNHTRAVLDVKDDLQDLTELIEIDADDPDASFMLHPGEFVLGSTFERVAVPDDLVGRVEGKSSLGRLGLLIHSTAGFIDAGFDGHITLELANVASLPITLYPGMKIGQVSFMRMTTPADNPYGKGAAGSKYQGQRGPTPSRYFENFR